One stretch of Paraburkholderia fungorum DNA includes these proteins:
- a CDS encoding mannose-1-phosphate guanylyltransferase/mannose-6-phosphate isomerase — translation MSLLPIILCGGAGSRLWPVSRELHPKPFIRLADGESLLQKAFLRAVALPGVKEVLTVTNRDLFFKTEDDFREVNAKGHRTSFILEPFGRNTAAAVATSALHTAKVHGDDTVMLVLAADHLIADQQAFATAVEAATKLAQAGKVVTFGVHPETPETGYGYIEADGDKVVRFVEKPSLDKAREYLASGRFVWNSGMFCFTAGTILKEMRQHCPEILDAASVCMEKSPSAEGKDGAQVRLEPGCFGAVPELSFDYAVMEKCQQAAVVRCDIGWTDVGSWTALSDLSPADASGNRVEGEALLVDVNNCYLRGGSRMIGAVGIDNLIVIDTPDALLVANKDRAQDVKQIFAELKLRGHDTYKVHRTVHRPWGTYSVLEEGPRFKIKRIEVKPGGSLSLQMHHHRNEHWVVVSGMAKVVNGEQEFFVSTNQSTYIPAGHKHRLENPGVVELVMIEVQSGEYLGEDDIVRFEDIYGRT, via the coding sequence GTGAGTTTGTTACCGATCATCCTGTGTGGCGGCGCTGGGTCAAGACTCTGGCCCGTCTCGCGCGAGTTGCACCCGAAGCCGTTCATCCGACTCGCGGATGGCGAAAGCCTGCTGCAAAAGGCTTTCCTGCGCGCGGTGGCGTTGCCCGGCGTGAAGGAAGTGCTGACGGTAACCAATCGCGATCTGTTCTTCAAAACCGAAGACGATTTCCGCGAAGTGAATGCGAAAGGCCATCGCACTTCGTTCATCCTCGAACCGTTCGGCCGCAACACCGCCGCGGCGGTAGCGACGTCGGCCTTGCATACGGCGAAAGTGCACGGCGACGATACGGTCATGCTGGTGCTCGCCGCCGATCATCTGATCGCCGACCAGCAGGCTTTCGCCACAGCGGTCGAAGCCGCGACGAAGCTCGCGCAGGCAGGTAAGGTCGTGACTTTCGGCGTGCATCCCGAAACGCCTGAAACGGGCTACGGCTACATCGAGGCCGACGGCGACAAGGTCGTGCGCTTCGTCGAAAAACCTTCGCTCGACAAGGCTCGCGAATATCTCGCATCGGGCCGCTTCGTGTGGAATTCGGGCATGTTCTGCTTCACGGCGGGCACGATCCTGAAGGAAATGCGGCAGCACTGCCCGGAGATTCTCGACGCCGCCTCAGTGTGCATGGAGAAGTCCCCCTCCGCCGAAGGGAAGGACGGCGCGCAGGTGCGTCTCGAACCCGGCTGTTTCGGCGCGGTGCCGGAACTCTCGTTCGATTACGCGGTGATGGAGAAGTGCCAGCAGGCGGCCGTGGTGCGCTGCGATATCGGCTGGACCGATGTGGGCTCGTGGACCGCGCTCAGCGATCTCTCGCCGGCCGACGCGAGCGGCAACCGCGTGGAAGGCGAGGCGCTGCTGGTCGACGTGAACAACTGCTACCTGCGTGGCGGCTCGCGAATGATCGGCGCAGTGGGCATCGACAACCTGATCGTGATCGACACGCCCGACGCGTTGCTCGTCGCGAACAAGGACCGGGCGCAGGACGTGAAGCAGATCTTTGCCGAACTGAAGTTGCGCGGTCACGATACCTACAAGGTGCATCGCACGGTGCATCGGCCGTGGGGCACGTATTCGGTGCTCGAAGAAGGTCCGCGCTTCAAGATCAAGCGCATCGAGGTCAAGCCGGGTGGGAGCCTCAGCCTGCAGATGCATCATCACCGGAACGAGCATTGGGTGGTGGTCAGCGGCATGGCGAAGGTCGTCAACGGCGAACAGGAATTCTTCGTGTCAACCAATCAGTCGACCTATATTCCTGCAGGTCACAAACACCGCCTCGAAAATCCGGGTGTAGTCGAGCTTGTGATGATCGAAGTGCAGAGCGGCGAGTATCTGGGCGAAGACGATATCGTCCGCTTTGAAGACATTTACGGACGTACTTGA
- a CDS encoding ABC transporter permease produces the protein MDISFTNNTEDLTRHTEKDDLIVGMKSVRVWGTLGWHDIRQRYRRSVLGPFWFTLSTIIMVAVLGALYSTLLHQEISDYLPYLAVGLVVWAYLASVANEGCMAFIGAAYLIKQIRLPLTVHVCRIAWRNFVILLHSLPVVVVLLLAFGHWPGWEFVLVPFALFILLLHGVWLGVTLGVLCARFRDIPPIVTNLIQVVFFFTPVMWSPEILKDRAWVAEYNPLYHLIETVRAPLTGRPTHWESWAWSIGLLIVGFAFSQFLMKRFRNRVPYWL, from the coding sequence ATGGATATCAGTTTTACCAACAATACCGAAGACCTGACGCGTCACACCGAGAAAGACGACCTGATCGTCGGTATGAAGTCGGTGCGGGTCTGGGGCACGCTCGGCTGGCACGACATCCGTCAGCGCTATCGCCGGTCGGTGCTCGGGCCGTTCTGGTTCACGCTGAGCACGATCATCATGGTCGCCGTGCTCGGCGCGTTGTACTCCACATTGCTACATCAGGAAATCTCCGACTACCTGCCGTATCTCGCGGTAGGTCTGGTCGTGTGGGCGTACCTGGCATCGGTCGCCAATGAAGGATGCATGGCGTTTATCGGCGCGGCCTATCTGATCAAACAGATCCGTCTGCCGCTCACCGTGCATGTCTGCCGGATCGCGTGGCGCAACTTCGTGATCCTGCTGCACAGCCTGCCGGTGGTCGTGGTGCTGCTGCTCGCCTTCGGACATTGGCCGGGCTGGGAGTTTGTGCTGGTGCCGTTCGCGCTGTTCATCCTGCTGCTGCACGGCGTGTGGCTCGGCGTCACGCTCGGCGTGCTGTGCGCGCGTTTTCGCGACATTCCGCCGATCGTCACCAATCTGATCCAGGTCGTGTTCTTCTTCACGCCGGTCATGTGGTCGCCGGAAATTCTGAAAGACCGCGCGTGGGTTGCCGAATACAACCCGCTGTATCACCTGATCGAAACGGTGCGCGCGCCGCTCACAGGCCGTCCGACTCATTGGGAGTCGTGGGCCTGGTCGATCGGCTTGTTGATCGTCGGTTTTGCGTTCTCGCAATTCCTGATGAAACGTTTCCGTAATCGCGTTCCTTACTGGCTTTGA
- a CDS encoding ABC transporter ATP-binding protein: MSSSSIVARNISVEFPIYENSHRSLKKAVLNLTTGGRIGQDAGRHAIVKAIDDLSFSFTEGERIGLIGHNGSGKTTLLRTLSGVYAPVRGELKVQGKIASLLDVSMGLDPDATGFENIYLRGILDGLKPARIRSKIDEIADFSELGDYLNLPVRTYSSGMMLRLAFAISTSVEADILIMDEWLSVGDAEFAVKAAKRLEGLVGKAALLVVASHDPKLVARVCTRKISMEHGKVVADEPVSPPEKNDEPLISRGAGLPH, from the coding sequence GTGAGTTCTTCATCGATTGTCGCTCGTAACATCTCCGTCGAATTTCCGATTTACGAGAACTCCCACCGCTCGCTGAAAAAGGCGGTGCTCAATCTCACGACGGGTGGCCGGATCGGCCAGGACGCGGGTCGCCATGCGATCGTCAAGGCGATCGACGACCTCAGCTTCAGCTTTACCGAAGGCGAACGCATCGGTCTGATCGGCCATAACGGTTCGGGCAAGACCACGTTGCTGCGCACGCTGTCGGGCGTGTACGCGCCGGTGCGCGGCGAGCTGAAGGTGCAGGGCAAGATCGCGTCGCTGCTCGACGTGTCGATGGGTCTCGACCCCGACGCCACCGGCTTCGAAAACATCTATCTGCGCGGCATTCTCGACGGTTTGAAGCCGGCGCGAATCCGCAGCAAGATCGACGAAATCGCCGATTTCAGCGAACTCGGCGATTACCTGAATCTGCCGGTCCGCACGTATTCGAGCGGGATGATGCTGCGCCTCGCGTTCGCGATTTCGACCAGCGTCGAAGCCGATATCCTGATCATGGACGAATGGCTGAGCGTCGGCGACGCGGAGTTCGCCGTGAAGGCGGCCAAGCGTCTCGAAGGGCTGGTCGGCAAGGCGGCATTGCTGGTGGTGGCGTCGCACGATCCGAAGCTGGTGGCGCGCGTGTGCACCCGCAAGATTTCGATGGAACACGGCAAAGTGGTGGCGGACGAGCCCGTGAGCCCGCCGGAGAAGAACGACGAGCCGCTGATCAGCCGCGGCGCGGGATTGCCGCATTGA